In Candidatus Binataceae bacterium, the sequence GCTGTAGATTTTTGGGTGCCGAAGCATATGCTGCCTGACGTGAAGGCTCGTTTTCAGGCAGATCGCTATGTTCACATCGGCGATCGAGACATCGATCGCCAACTTGCCGAACAAGTAGGGTTCCATTTCTGGTGGGACCACGAGGCCGTTGCTGAGCCTTGGTTGGCCTGGCTAACTGACGAACGTTGAGGAGGCTCGACGCCAGCATCTCAACGGCGGTATGAAGATTGGACTGATCTCAGACACCCATATTCCGTCCATGGGTGCAGAACCACCATCCCAAGTGGTCCGGGCCTTTGAGGGGGTCGATCTGATCCTCCATGCCGGGCATGTTGAAATCGCCTCTTGCATAGGGTGGCTGGAGCGTATCGCTCCGGTTACGGCAACCACATCGTGGCTGGTGGGTACGGGTGAGGCTCTCCCGAGGGTGAACACCACCAAGGTGATGGAGGCGGAGAACCATACCATTGGCATGTGCCATGAGTTGATCTTAAAGAGCTTGGGCGACGATGTCATCCCCGGGGCGATCGGGAGGGCATTCCCTCCTGGAGAGTCACTGCCCGACGCGTTACAGGTCATCTTTGGCAAGCCGGTGGACATTGTGGTTTTCGGCTACACCCATGAGGCTATGGTGGAAACTCACCAAGGGGTGCTTTTCGTCAATCCTGGAAGTCCCAGCTTGGTGAAACAGAACATAAGACTCGGCACAGTAGCCATCCTAGAAATTACGCCAGAGAGCAGGACTGCCCGCATAATTGACCTAGCT encodes:
- a CDS encoding metallophosphoesterase family protein; protein product: MKIGLISDTHIPSMGAEPPSQVVRAFEGVDLILHAGHVEIASCIGWLERIAPVTATTSWLVGTGEALPRVNTTKVMEAENHTIGMCHELILKSLGDDVIPGAIGRAFPPGESLPDALQVIFGKPVDIVVFGYTHEAMVETHQGVLFVNPGSPSLVKQNIRLGTVAILEITPESRTARIIDLAALDA